A genome region from Prionailurus bengalensis isolate Pbe53 chromosome B4, Fcat_Pben_1.1_paternal_pri, whole genome shotgun sequence includes the following:
- the SUV39H2 gene encoding histone-lysine N-methyltransferase SUV39H2 isoform X3, which yields MAAAGAEARGAWCVPCLVSLDTLQELCRKEKLTCKSIGITKRNLNNYEVEYLCDYKVVKDMEYYLVKWKGWPDSTNTWEPLQNLKCPLLLQQFSNDKHNYLSQVITSEEAERRGQLYDNKGITYLFDLDYESDEFTVDAARYGNVSHFVNHSCDPNLQVFNVFIDNLDTRLPRIALFSTRTINAGEELTFDYQMKGSGDVSSDSVDHSPAKKRVRTVCKCGAVTCRGYLN from the exons ATGGCGGCGGCCGGGGCCGAGGCGCGAGGAG CTTGGTGTGTGCCTTGCCTAGTTTCACTTGATACTCTTCAGGAattatgtagaaaagaaaaactcacatGTAAATCGATTGGAATCACCAAAAGGAATCTAAACAATTATGAGGTGGAATACTTGTGTGACTACAAGGTAGTAAAG gatATGGAATATTATCTTGTAAAATGGAAAGGATGGCCAGATTCTACAAATACTTGGGAACCTTTGCAAAATCTCAAGTGCCCATTACTCCTCCAGCAGTTTTCTAATGACAAGCATAATTATTTATCTCAG gtaatCACCAGTGAAGAAGCTGAAAGACGGGGGCAGTTATATGACAACAAAGGAATCACATATCTCTTTGATCTGGATTATGAATCTGATGAATTCACAGTGGATGCAGCCCGATATGGAAATGTCTCTCATTTTGTGAATCACAGT TGCGACCCAAATCTTCAGGTGTTTAATGTTTTCATTGATAATCTCGACACCCGTCTTCCCCGAATAGCATTGTTTTCCACAAGAACCATAAATGCTGGAGAAGAGCTCACTTTTGATTATCAAATGAAAG GTTCTGGAGATGTATCTTCAGATTCTGTTGACCACAGCCCAGCCAAAAAGAGGGTCAGAACTGTGTGCAAGTGTGGAGCTGTGACTTGCAGAGGTTACCTCAACTGA
- the SUV39H2 gene encoding histone-lysine N-methyltransferase SUV39H2 isoform X2 encodes MEYYLVKWKGWPDSTNTWEPLQNLKCPLLLQQFSNDKHNYLSQVKKGKAIKDNNKALKPAIAEYIVKKAKQRLALQRWQDELNRRKNHKGMIFVENTVDLEGPPSDFYYINEYKPAPGISLVNEATFGCSCTDCFFEKCCPAEAGVLLAYNKNQQIKIPPGTPIYECNSRCQCGPDCPNRIVQKGTQYSLCIFRTSNGCGWGVKTLVKIKRMSFVMEYVGEVITSEEAERRGQLYDNKGITYLFDLDYESDEFTVDAARYGNVSHFVNHSCDPNLQVFNVFIDNLDTRLPRIALFSTRTINAGEELTFDYQMKGSGDVSSDSVDHSPAKKRVRTVCKCGAVTCRGYLN; translated from the exons ATGGAATATTATCTTGTAAAATGGAAAGGATGGCCAGATTCTACAAATACTTGGGAACCTTTGCAAAATCTCAAGTGCCCATTACTCCTCCAGCAGTTTTCTAATGACAAGCATAATTATTTATCTCAGGTAAAGAAAGGCAAAGCAATAAAAGACAATAACAAAGCTTTGAAACCTGCCATTGCCGAGTACATTGTAAAGAAGGCTAAACAGAGGCTAGCTCTGCAGAGATGGCAAGACGAActcaacagaagaaagaatcataaAGGAatgatatttgttgaaaatactgttGACTTAGAGGGCCCACCTTCAGACTTCTACTACATTAATGAATACAAACCAGCTCCTGGAATCAGCTTAGTCAATGAAGCTACCTTTGGTTGTTCGTGTACAGATTGCTTCTTTGAGAAATGTTGTCCTGCTGAAGCTGGAGTTCTTTTGGCTTAtaataaaaaccaacaaattaAAATCCCACCTGGTACCCCCATTTATGAATGCAACTCGAGGTGTCAGTGTGGACCCGATTGTCCCAATAGGATTGTACAAAAAGGCACCCAGTATTCACTTTGCATCTTTCGAACTAGCAATGGCTGTGGCTGGGGTGTAAAAACccttgtgaagattaaaagaatGAGTTTTGTCATGGAATATGTTGGGGAG gtaatCACCAGTGAAGAAGCTGAAAGACGGGGGCAGTTATATGACAACAAAGGAATCACATATCTCTTTGATCTGGATTATGAATCTGATGAATTCACAGTGGATGCAGCCCGATATGGAAATGTCTCTCATTTTGTGAATCACAGT TGCGACCCAAATCTTCAGGTGTTTAATGTTTTCATTGATAATCTCGACACCCGTCTTCCCCGAATAGCATTGTTTTCCACAAGAACCATAAATGCTGGAGAAGAGCTCACTTTTGATTATCAAATGAAAG GTTCTGGAGATGTATCTTCAGATTCTGTTGACCACAGCCCAGCCAAAAAGAGGGTCAGAACTGTGTGCAAGTGTGGAGCTGTGACTTGCAGAGGTTACCTCAACTGA
- the SUV39H2 gene encoding histone-lysine N-methyltransferase SUV39H2 isoform X1 encodes MAAAGAEARGAWCVPCLVSLDTLQELCRKEKLTCKSIGITKRNLNNYEVEYLCDYKVVKDMEYYLVKWKGWPDSTNTWEPLQNLKCPLLLQQFSNDKHNYLSQVKKGKAIKDNNKALKPAIAEYIVKKAKQRLALQRWQDELNRRKNHKGMIFVENTVDLEGPPSDFYYINEYKPAPGISLVNEATFGCSCTDCFFEKCCPAEAGVLLAYNKNQQIKIPPGTPIYECNSRCQCGPDCPNRIVQKGTQYSLCIFRTSNGCGWGVKTLVKIKRMSFVMEYVGEVITSEEAERRGQLYDNKGITYLFDLDYESDEFTVDAARYGNVSHFVNHSCDPNLQVFNVFIDNLDTRLPRIALFSTRTINAGEELTFDYQMKGSGDVSSDSVDHSPAKKRVRTVCKCGAVTCRGYLN; translated from the exons ATGGCGGCGGCCGGGGCCGAGGCGCGAGGAG CTTGGTGTGTGCCTTGCCTAGTTTCACTTGATACTCTTCAGGAattatgtagaaaagaaaaactcacatGTAAATCGATTGGAATCACCAAAAGGAATCTAAACAATTATGAGGTGGAATACTTGTGTGACTACAAGGTAGTAAAG gatATGGAATATTATCTTGTAAAATGGAAAGGATGGCCAGATTCTACAAATACTTGGGAACCTTTGCAAAATCTCAAGTGCCCATTACTCCTCCAGCAGTTTTCTAATGACAAGCATAATTATTTATCTCAGGTAAAGAAAGGCAAAGCAATAAAAGACAATAACAAAGCTTTGAAACCTGCCATTGCCGAGTACATTGTAAAGAAGGCTAAACAGAGGCTAGCTCTGCAGAGATGGCAAGACGAActcaacagaagaaagaatcataaAGGAatgatatttgttgaaaatactgttGACTTAGAGGGCCCACCTTCAGACTTCTACTACATTAATGAATACAAACCAGCTCCTGGAATCAGCTTAGTCAATGAAGCTACCTTTGGTTGTTCGTGTACAGATTGCTTCTTTGAGAAATGTTGTCCTGCTGAAGCTGGAGTTCTTTTGGCTTAtaataaaaaccaacaaattaAAATCCCACCTGGTACCCCCATTTATGAATGCAACTCGAGGTGTCAGTGTGGACCCGATTGTCCCAATAGGATTGTACAAAAAGGCACCCAGTATTCACTTTGCATCTTTCGAACTAGCAATGGCTGTGGCTGGGGTGTAAAAACccttgtgaagattaaaagaatGAGTTTTGTCATGGAATATGTTGGGGAG gtaatCACCAGTGAAGAAGCTGAAAGACGGGGGCAGTTATATGACAACAAAGGAATCACATATCTCTTTGATCTGGATTATGAATCTGATGAATTCACAGTGGATGCAGCCCGATATGGAAATGTCTCTCATTTTGTGAATCACAGT TGCGACCCAAATCTTCAGGTGTTTAATGTTTTCATTGATAATCTCGACACCCGTCTTCCCCGAATAGCATTGTTTTCCACAAGAACCATAAATGCTGGAGAAGAGCTCACTTTTGATTATCAAATGAAAG GTTCTGGAGATGTATCTTCAGATTCTGTTGACCACAGCCCAGCCAAAAAGAGGGTCAGAACTGTGTGCAAGTGTGGAGCTGTGACTTGCAGAGGTTACCTCAACTGA
- the SUV39H2 gene encoding histone-lysine N-methyltransferase SUV39H2 isoform X4 — MEYYLVKWKGWPDSTNTWEPLQNLKCPLLLQQFSNDKHNYLSQVITSEEAERRGQLYDNKGITYLFDLDYESDEFTVDAARYGNVSHFVNHSCDPNLQVFNVFIDNLDTRLPRIALFSTRTINAGEELTFDYQMKGSGDVSSDSVDHSPAKKRVRTVCKCGAVTCRGYLN; from the exons ATGGAATATTATCTTGTAAAATGGAAAGGATGGCCAGATTCTACAAATACTTGGGAACCTTTGCAAAATCTCAAGTGCCCATTACTCCTCCAGCAGTTTTCTAATGACAAGCATAATTATTTATCTCAG gtaatCACCAGTGAAGAAGCTGAAAGACGGGGGCAGTTATATGACAACAAAGGAATCACATATCTCTTTGATCTGGATTATGAATCTGATGAATTCACAGTGGATGCAGCCCGATATGGAAATGTCTCTCATTTTGTGAATCACAGT TGCGACCCAAATCTTCAGGTGTTTAATGTTTTCATTGATAATCTCGACACCCGTCTTCCCCGAATAGCATTGTTTTCCACAAGAACCATAAATGCTGGAGAAGAGCTCACTTTTGATTATCAAATGAAAG GTTCTGGAGATGTATCTTCAGATTCTGTTGACCACAGCCCAGCCAAAAAGAGGGTCAGAACTGTGTGCAAGTGTGGAGCTGTGACTTGCAGAGGTTACCTCAACTGA